One region of Exiguobacterium acetylicum genomic DNA includes:
- a CDS encoding zinc-dependent alcohol dehydrogenase, with the protein MRAVTYQGAKDVQVKQVQDPSIDKNDDIIVKITSTAICGSDLHIYQGNMPAHKDYVIGHEPMGIVEEVGPGVTKVKRGDRVVLPFNVACGHCFFCEHDMESQCDNSNGNPHVDTGGYFGFTEEFGGHPGGQAEYLKVPFGNFMPLVIPESCELEDEALLFLSDVLPTAYWSVLHAGVKKGDTVVVLGSGPVGLMTQKFAWMQGAKRVIAVDDQVYRLNHAKVTNKVETVNFSDHAESGAYIKELTQGGADVVIDCVGFDGKMSPIEKIEQKIGLQGGTLSAIDIAKDAVRKFGTVQLTGVYAKKYNQFPLGDFFTRNITLKMGQAPVVHLMPELFQKIINQEFDPTDIVTHRVALDDAASAYQTFNDRTDGCIKVVLKP; encoded by the coding sequence ATGCGCGCCGTAACGTACCAAGGAGCAAAAGATGTTCAAGTCAAACAAGTCCAGGATCCATCGATTGATAAAAACGATGATATCATCGTTAAAATCACTTCGACTGCCATTTGTGGATCAGATTTACACATCTATCAAGGGAATATGCCGGCTCACAAAGATTATGTCATTGGTCATGAACCGATGGGCATCGTTGAAGAAGTTGGACCAGGTGTGACGAAGGTCAAGCGTGGTGATCGCGTCGTGTTACCGTTTAATGTTGCTTGTGGTCACTGTTTCTTTTGTGAACATGATATGGAGAGTCAATGTGATAACTCGAACGGAAATCCCCATGTTGATACAGGTGGGTACTTCGGCTTTACAGAAGAGTTTGGTGGACATCCCGGTGGTCAGGCGGAATATTTAAAAGTTCCGTTCGGGAATTTCATGCCACTCGTGATTCCTGAATCATGTGAATTAGAAGATGAGGCACTATTGTTTTTATCTGACGTTTTACCTACGGCGTATTGGAGTGTTCTGCATGCGGGTGTGAAAAAAGGAGATACGGTCGTTGTACTCGGATCAGGACCAGTTGGACTAATGACACAAAAATTTGCATGGATGCAAGGGGCAAAGCGAGTCATTGCGGTAGATGATCAAGTGTATCGATTAAATCATGCTAAAGTCACGAATAAAGTCGAGACAGTAAATTTCTCAGATCACGCAGAAAGTGGTGCGTATATTAAAGAGCTGACACAAGGTGGGGCAGACGTCGTAATTGATTGCGTCGGTTTTGATGGGAAGATGTCCCCTATAGAAAAAATTGAACAAAAGATTGGTCTGCAAGGTGGAACGTTGAGTGCCATTGATATTGCAAAAGACGCTGTCCGGAAATTTGGTACTGTACAGTTGACAGGCGTCTACGCTAAAAAATATAATCAGTTTCCGCTTGGCGATTTCTTTACCCGAAATATTACGCTGAAAATGGGACAAGCACCAGTCGTCCATTTGATGCCGGAACTATTCCAGAAAATCATCAATCAAGAATTTGATCCGACGGATATCGTGACACACCGAGTGGCACTTGATGATGCTGCTTCTGCCTATCAGACATTTAATGATCGGACAGATGGATGCATCAAGGTCGTCTTGAAACCATAA
- the mdh gene encoding malate dehydrogenase → MNRRKKIAVIGSGFTGATTALYLAQRELGDVVLVDRPEQENPTKGKALDMQEAAPILGFDASVKGTSNYADINGADIVVITAGIARKPGMSREDLVSTNAAVMTAVTKEIVAHAPESIIIVLTNPVDAMTYTVYQASGFPKERVIGQSGVLDTARFRTFLAEELNVSVKDVSGFVLGGHGDDMVPLLRYSQAGGIPIEKLISKERLDAIVDRTRKGGGEIVQLLGNGSAYYAPAAAIAEMVEAILKDQRRILPAIAYLEGEYGYDDMYFGVPVILGGNGVEHVYELELTTEEQEALNRSASTVRSVLDLLKS, encoded by the coding sequence ATGAACAGACGGAAGAAGATCGCAGTCATAGGAAGTGGCTTTACGGGCGCAACGACGGCACTCTATCTTGCTCAGCGAGAGCTAGGAGATGTCGTCCTCGTCGACCGACCCGAGCAAGAGAATCCGACGAAAGGAAAGGCGCTTGATATGCAAGAGGCAGCGCCGATCCTCGGGTTTGATGCTTCAGTAAAAGGGACATCGAACTATGCGGACATCAACGGTGCGGATATCGTCGTCATCACTGCCGGCATTGCTCGAAAGCCAGGGATGAGCCGCGAGGACCTCGTGAGTACGAATGCTGCCGTCATGACAGCTGTGACGAAGGAAATCGTCGCGCATGCACCGGAATCGATCATCATCGTTTTGACGAATCCGGTCGATGCGATGACGTATACAGTCTATCAAGCATCTGGTTTTCCGAAAGAGCGTGTCATCGGTCAATCCGGTGTCCTCGACACGGCACGCTTCCGGACATTCTTAGCAGAGGAACTGAACGTTTCTGTAAAGGATGTATCGGGATTCGTACTCGGAGGACACGGGGATGACATGGTGCCGCTACTGCGCTATTCTCAGGCGGGAGGCATTCCAATCGAGAAACTGATATCCAAGGAGCGGTTAGATGCGATCGTTGACCGAACACGTAAAGGCGGCGGTGAAATCGTTCAGTTACTCGGAAACGGTTCCGCTTACTACGCACCGGCAGCAGCAATTGCTGAGATGGTCGAGGCGATCTTGAAGGACCAGCGACGTATTCTACCGGCCATTGCTTATCTCGAAGGCGAATATGGATATGACGATATGTATTTCGGTGTACCGGTCATTCTTGGCGGAAACGGTGTCGAGCATGTCTATGAACTCGAACTGACGACTGAAGAGCAAGAGGCTTTGAATCGCTCTGCCTCTACAGTCCGTTCTGTACTCGACTTATTAAAATCTTGA
- the icd gene encoding NADP-dependent isocitrate dehydrogenase, giving the protein MATLQGENITVTNGTLQVPNAPIIPFIIGDGTGPDIWNAAVRVFDAAVEKAYNGEKKIEWKEVYAGEKAFNKTGNWLPEETLDLIREHIIAIKGPLTTPVGGGIRSLNVALRQELDLYTCLRPVRYFTGVPSPVKRPEDTDMVIFRENTEDIYAGIEYAEGSEGAAKLLEFLQNEMGVNKIRFPETSGLGIKPISKEGTERLVRAAIEYALEHKRASLTLVHKGNIMKFTEGAFKNWGYELAEREYAEHVFTWNQYDRIKEEEGTDAANKAQADAEAAGKLIVKDSIADIFLQQILTRPKEFDVVATMNLNGDYISDALAAQVGGIGIAPGANINYMTGHAIFEATHGTAPKYAGLDKVNPSSVILSGEMMFRHLGWNEAADLIIKSMETSIESKVVTYDFARLMDGATEVKCSEFADELIKNM; this is encoded by the coding sequence ATGGCTACACTTCAAGGCGAAAACATCACAGTAACTAACGGTACACTTCAAGTTCCAAACGCTCCAATCATTCCGTTCATCATTGGTGACGGAACAGGACCTGATATCTGGAACGCAGCTGTACGTGTGTTTGATGCAGCAGTTGAAAAAGCATACAACGGTGAGAAGAAAATCGAATGGAAAGAAGTCTACGCTGGTGAAAAAGCATTCAACAAAACAGGCAACTGGTTACCAGAAGAGACACTCGATCTCATCCGTGAGCACATCATCGCAATCAAAGGACCACTTACGACACCAGTCGGTGGCGGAATCCGTTCGTTGAACGTTGCTCTACGTCAAGAGCTTGATTTGTACACATGTCTTCGTCCAGTTCGTTACTTCACAGGTGTTCCTTCACCGGTTAAACGCCCAGAAGATACAGACATGGTCATCTTCCGTGAAAATACTGAAGACATCTACGCAGGAATCGAATACGCAGAAGGTAGCGAAGGCGCTGCAAAACTGCTTGAGTTCCTTCAAAACGAAATGGGTGTCAATAAAATCCGCTTCCCTGAGACATCTGGTCTTGGAATCAAACCGATTTCAAAAGAGGGAACAGAACGCCTCGTTCGTGCAGCAATCGAATATGCACTTGAGCACAAGCGCGCTTCATTGACGCTCGTTCACAAAGGCAACATCATGAAGTTCACTGAGGGAGCTTTCAAAAACTGGGGTTATGAGCTTGCTGAGCGTGAATACGCAGAGCACGTCTTCACTTGGAACCAGTACGATCGCATCAAGGAAGAAGAAGGAACAGATGCTGCGAACAAAGCACAAGCAGACGCAGAAGCTGCTGGTAAGTTGATCGTGAAAGACTCAATCGCTGATATCTTCTTACAACAAATCTTGACTCGTCCAAAAGAGTTCGATGTCGTTGCGACAATGAACTTGAACGGTGACTACATCTCGGATGCACTTGCTGCACAAGTCGGTGGTATCGGAATCGCACCTGGAGCAAACATCAACTACATGACAGGTCATGCGATCTTTGAAGCAACTCACGGTACGGCACCGAAATACGCTGGACTTGATAAAGTAAACCCATCGTCTGTCATCTTGTCAGGCGAAATGATGTTCCGTCACCTCGGCTGGAACGAAGCGGCAGATCTCATCATCAAATCGATGGAAACATCGATTGAATCGAAAGTCGTCACATACGACTTCGCACGTCTCATGGATGGTGCGACTGAAGTGAAGTGTTCTGAATTCGCGGACGAACTCATCAAAAACATGTAA
- the citZ gene encoding citrate synthase encodes MTQTKGLEGIVATSSKISSIIDGQLTYGGYTIDDLAEHASFEEVVFLLWNDRLPKEEELKQLSEALISEATVATAVLETMKAAPKSANAMATIRTALSQLALYDETSEDMSTEANYAKAIKLQAQIATLVTAYARIKKGQEPIAPKTGLSYAGNFLFMLTGEEPTEVAEKAFNQALVLHADHELNASTFTARVCVATLSDVYSGVTAAMGALKGPLHGGANEAVMKMLLEIDSVEKVDEYVHNKLENKQKIMGFGHRVYKDGDPRAKHLQEMSRQLTAQIGEPKWYEMSVKIDEIVQSEKGLKPNVDFYSASTYHALGLDTELFTPIFAVSRMSGWLAHILEQYSDNRLIRPRADYTGETHRTYVSIQER; translated from the coding sequence ATGACGCAAACTAAAGGTTTAGAAGGAATCGTCGCGACTTCATCGAAAATCAGTTCGATCATCGATGGTCAATTGACGTATGGCGGTTATACGATTGATGATTTGGCGGAGCACGCCTCATTTGAGGAAGTCGTCTTCTTATTGTGGAACGACCGTCTACCAAAAGAAGAGGAATTGAAGCAACTATCGGAAGCACTCATTTCCGAAGCAACGGTTGCGACTGCCGTTCTTGAAACAATGAAGGCAGCACCGAAGTCGGCGAATGCGATGGCAACGATTCGAACAGCGCTTTCTCAACTCGCGCTTTACGATGAGACATCGGAAGATATGTCGACTGAGGCGAATTACGCTAAAGCCATCAAATTACAGGCACAAATCGCAACACTCGTCACAGCTTACGCCCGTATCAAAAAAGGACAAGAGCCGATTGCACCTAAAACAGGTCTTTCATACGCAGGAAACTTCTTGTTCATGTTGACGGGTGAAGAGCCAACGGAAGTTGCAGAAAAAGCCTTCAACCAAGCGCTCGTTCTTCACGCTGACCACGAGTTGAACGCTTCGACGTTCACAGCACGCGTGTGTGTCGCGACACTCTCTGACGTCTACTCAGGTGTGACGGCAGCGATGGGCGCATTAAAAGGACCACTTCACGGTGGCGCGAACGAAGCCGTCATGAAGATGTTGTTAGAAATTGATTCGGTTGAAAAGGTTGACGAGTATGTTCATAATAAACTTGAGAACAAGCAAAAAATCATGGGCTTCGGTCACCGTGTCTACAAGGACGGCGACCCACGTGCGAAGCATCTTCAAGAAATGAGTCGTCAGCTGACTGCTCAAATCGGGGAGCCGAAATGGTATGAGATGTCAGTTAAGATTGACGAAATCGTCCAATCGGAAAAAGGATTGAAACCAAATGTTGATTTCTATTCTGCTTCTACGTACCATGCACTTGGACTTGATACAGAGCTATTCACTCCAATCTTTGCAGTAAGTCGGATGTCAGGTTGGTTGGCGCACATTTTAGAGCAGTATAGCGATAACCGTCTGATTCGCCCGCGTGCAGACTACACGGGTGAAACGCACCGGACATACGTGTCCATTCAAGAACGTTAA
- a CDS encoding DUF441 domain-containing protein: MEAYLFLIALVFIGVIAQNKSLIIAAAFLLIIKAIGLDGRLFPSLQAKGITWGVTLITAAILVPIAAGDIGFKELLQSIRGHIGIISFLSGIFVAIVAAHGVGLMKEDPLVTTALLAGTILAVGLFRGVPVGPLIGAGIAALVIGMWDVIAKAFTG; this comes from the coding sequence ATGGAAGCTTATCTTTTTTTGATTGCCCTCGTCTTCATCGGGGTCATCGCACAAAATAAATCATTAATCATCGCTGCAGCCTTCCTGCTGATCATCAAGGCAATCGGGCTGGATGGTAGACTGTTTCCTTCCTTGCAGGCAAAAGGGATCACGTGGGGCGTCACATTGATCACGGCAGCGATCCTCGTACCGATTGCAGCAGGGGATATCGGATTTAAGGAGTTGCTCCAAAGTATTCGGGGACATATCGGCATCATCTCATTTTTATCAGGAATTTTTGTTGCAATCGTCGCGGCACACGGTGTTGGACTGATGAAAGAAGATCCACTCGTCACGACGGCCTTACTAGCTGGAACGATTCTTGCAGTCGGACTTTTCCGAGGGGTACCGGTCGGACCATTGATTGGTGCTGGAATCGCGGCGCTTGTCATCGGAATGTGGGATGTCATCGCAAAAGCGTTCACAGGATGA
- the pyk gene encoding pyruvate kinase: MRRTKIVCTIGPASEKRLPEMIEAGMNVARLNFSHGDYEEHGARITDIRRAAKEANKIVTILLDTKGPEIRTHSFEEGKALLARGQEVIIVSGDANEIVGTKDKFSVTYEGLYDDVEVGSMIMLDDGLIGLRVTEKLPNRELRCSIENEGVIKTKKGVNLPNVKVNLPALTEKDIADIEFGIKSDIDLIAASFVRRASDVVAIRQLLEKNNASHIKIFPKIENQEGVDNIEEILAISDGLMVARGDLGIEIPTEEVTPTQKDLIKLCNDFGKPVITATQMLDSMQRFPRPTRAEASDVANAILDGTDAIMLSGETAAGDYPIESVQMMHSIAKRTEKMLDYKLLLKDRQTRSEHTVTDAIAQAVTHTAINLDAKAILTPTQSGYTAARISKYRPEPNIVAVTPSARVARQLNIVWGVYPIVVDHLSDNTDDMLTLAADTAKDAGFVTDGDLVVISAGIPALTAGTTNMLKIHIVGKEIANGRGIGERGVVGEVVIANNAEEANAKAKPGMILVTNSTDRDMMPAIEMAAAMITVDGGLTSHAGIVGPSLGKPVIVGVEDALTVFKDGQMISIDPLTGKLYNA, translated from the coding sequence ACGGTGCACGTATCACGGATATCCGTCGTGCAGCGAAAGAAGCAAACAAAATCGTTACGATTCTTCTTGATACGAAAGGACCAGAAATCCGGACACATTCGTTTGAAGAAGGAAAAGCGCTTCTCGCACGTGGTCAAGAAGTCATCATCGTCAGCGGAGACGCAAACGAAATCGTCGGAACGAAAGATAAATTCTCTGTCACATATGAAGGACTCTATGATGATGTCGAAGTTGGTTCGATGATCATGCTTGATGACGGTCTCATCGGTCTTCGTGTCACTGAAAAACTTCCGAACCGTGAGCTTCGTTGTTCAATCGAAAACGAAGGCGTCATCAAGACGAAAAAAGGTGTTAACTTGCCAAACGTAAAGGTTAACCTTCCTGCTTTGACAGAAAAAGATATTGCGGATATCGAGTTCGGTATCAAGAGCGATATCGATTTAATCGCGGCCTCTTTCGTACGCCGTGCGTCAGACGTCGTTGCGATTCGTCAATTGCTTGAGAAAAACAACGCGAGCCACATCAAAATCTTCCCGAAAATCGAGAACCAAGAAGGTGTCGATAACATCGAAGAAATCCTTGCGATTTCGGACGGTTTGATGGTAGCGCGTGGTGACCTCGGTATCGAGATCCCAACGGAAGAAGTCACGCCAACTCAAAAAGACTTGATCAAGCTTTGTAACGACTTCGGTAAACCAGTCATTACAGCAACACAAATGCTTGATTCGATGCAACGTTTCCCACGTCCTACACGTGCTGAAGCATCAGACGTCGCGAACGCGATTCTTGATGGTACGGATGCAATCATGCTTTCAGGTGAGACAGCAGCAGGGGACTACCCAATCGAATCTGTCCAAATGATGCACTCGATCGCAAAACGTACAGAAAAAATGCTCGACTACAAGCTCTTGTTGAAAGATCGTCAGACACGTAGTGAGCACACAGTAACGGATGCAATCGCTCAAGCGGTTACGCACACTGCGATCAACTTGGACGCAAAAGCAATCTTGACTCCGACACAATCGGGTTACACGGCTGCACGTATCTCGAAATACCGTCCAGAGCCAAACATCGTCGCGGTTACACCAAGCGCACGTGTCGCACGTCAGTTGAACATCGTATGGGGCGTGTACCCAATCGTCGTTGATCATCTTTCAGACAACACGGATGACATGTTGACACTTGCTGCGGACACAGCAAAAGACGCTGGTTTCGTCACAGATGGTGATCTCGTCGTCATCTCAGCAGGTATCCCTGCTTTGACTGCTGGTACAACAAACATGTTGAAAATCCACATCGTCGGTAAAGAGATCGCAAACGGTCGTGGAATCGGTGAGCGTGGAGTCGTTGGCGAAGTCGTCATCGCAAACAACGCAGAAGAAGCAAACGCGAAAGCGAAGCCAGGCATGATCCTCGTTACGAACTCAACTGATCGTGACATGATGCCTGCAATCGAGATGGCTGCAGCGATGATCACAGTTGATGGCGGATTGACAAGCCATGCTGGAATCGTTGGACCATCACTCGGTAAACCAGTCATCGTTGGTGTCGAAGATGCATTGACAGTCTTCAAAGACGGTCAAATGATCTCAATCGATCCATTGACAGGTAAACTATATAACGCATAA